In Formosa haliotis, the sequence GATTCTTTTAAGAATGTTTGCACCAGTTATTATGCAGTTTTTTGTAAAAAAAGCAGAGCAAAAATTTGGTTCACAGTTTAATCCTAATCAACAACGTCCGAGACAAGCACCTCCAGAAGGAGAGGTCATAATTGAAAAAATGCCAAAACAAGAAACTTCAAATAAAAATGTAGGTGAATATGTAGATTACGAAGAAATTGATTAATTTTCGCAATCTAAGATTAACAC encodes:
- a CDS encoding DUF4834 family protein, with the translated sequence MLQYASATGLMRTILIILLIWFGGKILLRMFAPVIMQFFVKKAEQKFGSQFNPNQQRPRQAPPEGEVIIEKMPKQETSNKNVGEYVDYEEID